One genomic region from Anthonomus grandis grandis chromosome 1, icAntGran1.3, whole genome shotgun sequence encodes:
- the LOC126738098 gene encoding serine/threonine-protein phosphatase 2A activator-like, with the protein MALPCLPSRNVTLVSEDHAFLTPVKLIKSIEDMMKWDRSEAYYEYLGFIYVINDALKGTDNTNGSKEASPNINKTIALLDNISQWVDNIPPVDQSQTTGNAGFRIWYNKLKEQAIELLQKVLPSDVHRAIPEIMVYLEESFGDSYDIKYGSQHEISFVMFLCSLYKIGFLTESDFAASACKLFVRYLHLVRKLQETYKLQPVSFSGAWGLDDYQFVPFIWGSAQLIGNTEIQPCMLVKPEIADTHADNYMFMGCIQHINKLKSGPFGEHSNQLWSVSGVNNWFTVNGGLVRMYRSDILGKFSVVQNIVFGSLFTLKQAEFGASIRSNFTNGRPNCWSPSDITSVPTSTTKHESRNVA; encoded by the coding sequence ATGGCATTGCCTTGTTTGCCATCCAGGAATGTAACACTGGTGTCCGAAGACCACGCCTTCCTTACACCCGTGAAGCTCATCAAAAGTATAGAGGATATGATGAAATGGGACAGATCAGAGGcatattatgagtatttagggTTTATATACGTGATCAACGACGCTCTTAAGGGGACGGACAACACAAATGGGTCAAAAGAGGCCTCCCCTAACATTAATAAGACCATTGCGCTTCTAGACAACATTAGCCAGTGGGTCGACAACATACCACCGGTTGATCAGTCGCAAACCACCGGAAACGCTGGTTTTAGAATTTGGTACAACAAGCTGAAAGAACAGGCCATTGAATTACTGCAGAAGGTGCTACCGAGTGACGTGCACAGAGCCATTCCGGAGATAATGGTTTACTTGGAAGAAAGTTTCGGAGATTCTTATGATATTAAATATGGAAGCCAGCACGAAATATCATTTGTGATGTTCCTGTGCTCTCTGTACAAAATAGGGTTCTTGACGGAGTCTGATTTTGCTGCCAGCGCTTGTAAGTTGTTCGTAAGGTACTTGCACCTGGTGAGGAAATTACAGGAAACGTATAAGTTGCAACCTGTTTCTTTCTCGGGGGCGTGGGGCTTGGACGACTACCAGTTTGTGCCGTTCATCTGGGGAAGCGCCCAATTAATCGGTAACACAGAGATTCAACCCTGTATGCTCGTGAAACCAGAAATCGCTGACACACATGCAGATAACTACATGTTTATGGGGTGTATTCAACacattaataaacttaaatccGGACCGTTTGGGGAGCATTCGAACCAGTTGTGGAGTGTCAGCGGAGTTAACAATTGGTTCACCGTGAATGGGGGATTAGTGAGAATGTACCGGTCGGACATCCTCGGCAAGTTTTCAGTAGtgcaaaatattgtttttgggTCCTTGTTTACGCTTAAACAAGCTGAATTTGGCGCTAGCATCAGGAGCAATTTTACTAATGGTAGGCCTAATTGTTGGAGTCCGTCCGATATTACGAGCGTTCCTACGTCAACTACAAAGCATGAATCTCGTAATGTCGCTTAA